In Ancalomicrobiaceae bacterium S20, the following proteins share a genomic window:
- a CDS encoding SPFH domain-containing protein, giving the protein MGFAVSGFDIVVVVVVLLAILVFFAGVKTVPQGYNWTVERFGRYTRTLKPGLNVITPFVEGVGAKLSMMETVLDVPQQEVITKDNATVRVDGVAFFQVLDAARAAYEVQNLESAILNITMTNIRTVMGSMDLDQLLSHRDDINGRLLHVVDAAASAWGVKINRIEIKDIIPPADLVASMGRQMKAERDKRAAILEAEGLRQSEILRAEGQKQAQILEAEGRREAAFRDAEARERLAEAEAKATQLVSVAIAQGDVQAINYFVAQKYVEALKDLASAPNQKVLMMPVDATSVLGSIAGIAEIAKSSFGDGTERPARRPGGMPNIGG; this is encoded by the coding sequence ATGGGCTTCGCCGTCTCTGGCTTCGACATTGTCGTCGTGGTCGTCGTCCTGCTCGCCATCCTGGTGTTCTTCGCCGGCGTGAAGACGGTGCCGCAAGGCTATAACTGGACCGTCGAGCGCTTCGGCCGCTACACGCGGACGCTGAAGCCTGGCCTCAATGTGATCACGCCCTTTGTCGAAGGGGTCGGCGCCAAGCTCTCCATGATGGAGACGGTGCTCGACGTGCCGCAGCAGGAGGTGATCACCAAGGACAACGCCACGGTCCGGGTCGACGGCGTGGCGTTCTTCCAGGTGCTCGACGCGGCGCGCGCGGCCTACGAGGTTCAAAATCTCGAATCGGCGATCCTCAACATCACAATGACCAACATCCGCACGGTCATGGGTTCGATGGATCTCGACCAGCTCCTGTCGCACCGCGACGACATCAACGGCCGGCTGCTGCATGTCGTCGACGCCGCGGCTTCCGCCTGGGGTGTGAAGATCAACCGCATCGAGATCAAGGACATCATCCCGCCGGCCGATCTGGTCGCCTCGATGGGGCGGCAGATGAAGGCCGAGCGCGACAAGCGCGCGGCGATCCTCGAAGCCGAAGGCCTGCGCCAGTCGGAGATCCTGCGCGCCGAGGGCCAGAAGCAGGCGCAAATTCTCGAAGCCGAAGGCCGGCGCGAGGCGGCGTTCCGCGATGCCGAGGCACGCGAACGCCTCGCCGAGGCCGAGGCCAAGGCGACCCAGCTCGTCTCGGTCGCCATCGCGCAGGGCGACGTGCAGGCGATCAACTATTTCGTCGCCCAGAAATACGTCGAGGCGCTGAAGGATCTCGCCTCTGCGCCGAACCAGAAGGTGCTGATGATGCCGGTCGATGCGACCTCTGTGCTCGGTTCGATCGCGGGCATCGCCGAGATCGCCAAGTCGTCGTTCGGCGATGGTACCGAGCGTCCGGCGCGCCGGCCGGGTGGCATGCCGAACATCGGCGGCTGA
- a CDS encoding NfeD family protein has product MGLIETAFTQYGAWSWWVLGLALLALEVLAPGAFFLWFGIAAFVVGALAFAVTLSWQTSTLIWIGLTIVFLLYTWVPWRRRDRLHETRDVNERSRRYIGRVFTLAEPIVENSGRLSIDDTIWRISGPDLPAGARVRISGADGAVLKVDSAT; this is encoded by the coding sequence ATGGGGCTGATCGAGACGGCATTTACACAATACGGCGCCTGGAGCTGGTGGGTGCTCGGGCTCGCGCTGCTTGCGCTTGAGGTGCTGGCTCCAGGTGCTTTCTTTCTCTGGTTCGGTATTGCTGCGTTCGTCGTGGGCGCATTGGCATTCGCCGTGACCTTGTCCTGGCAAACGTCGACGCTGATCTGGATCGGCTTGACGATCGTTTTCCTGCTCTACACTTGGGTGCCGTGGCGCAGACGTGATCGCCTCCATGAGACGCGGGACGTCAATGAACGGTCGCGGCGCTACATCGGGCGCGTATTCACGCTCGCCGAGCCAATTGTGGAGAACTCGGGACGGCTCTCGATCGATGATACGATTTGGCGAATATCCGGCCCGGACTTGCCAGCAGGCGCGCGGGTGAGGATTTCAGGCGCTGACGGCGCGGTCCTGAAAGTCGACAGCGCGACCTGA
- a CDS encoding KpsF/GutQ family sugar-phosphate isomerase produces the protein MTLRAPLDQESVASAIRTITAEAHGLDLLSAALAGPLGIALASAVRLIHEASGRVIITGIGKSGHVCRKIAATMASTGTPAYFVHPSEASHGDLGMITPDDVVIALSWSGESNELAAILAYTRRFRVPLVAFTSRADSTLGRSADLILEMPDVPEACPHGLAPTTSSVVQLALGDALAIALLESRGFTAQDFRVFHPGGKLGASLKLVRDVMHVGDSVPLAPLGTSMKEAIVQMSRQGFGCVGVTDPAGRLVGIVTDGDLRRHLGDHLLAHRVEDIMTPGPKTIRPDMLLASALETLNASAITALMVVENEKPVGIIHMHDLLRAGVA, from the coding sequence ATGACGTTGAGAGCGCCGCTCGACCAGGAATCGGTCGCATCCGCCATTCGCACCATCACTGCGGAGGCCCACGGCCTGGATCTGCTCAGCGCGGCGCTCGCCGGCCCTCTCGGCATAGCCCTCGCCTCGGCGGTCCGGCTGATCCACGAGGCGAGCGGCCGCGTCATCATCACGGGCATCGGCAAGAGCGGCCATGTCTGCCGCAAGATCGCCGCGACCATGGCCTCGACCGGCACGCCGGCCTATTTCGTCCATCCGAGCGAGGCGAGCCACGGCGACCTCGGCATGATCACGCCGGACGATGTCGTGATCGCGCTGTCGTGGTCGGGCGAGTCGAACGAGCTCGCGGCGATCCTCGCCTACACGCGCCGCTTCCGCGTGCCGCTGGTCGCCTTCACCTCGCGGGCCGATTCGACGCTCGGCCGCTCGGCCGACCTGATCCTCGAGATGCCCGACGTCCCCGAGGCCTGTCCGCACGGGCTGGCGCCGACCACCTCGTCGGTCGTACAGCTCGCGCTCGGCGATGCGCTCGCCATCGCGCTGCTCGAAAGCCGCGGCTTCACCGCGCAGGATTTCCGCGTCTTCCATCCGGGCGGCAAGCTCGGCGCCAGCCTGAAGCTGGTCCGCGACGTCATGCATGTCGGGGATTCGGTGCCGCTCGCGCCGCTCGGCACATCGATGAAGGAAGCGATCGTGCAGATGAGCCGGCAGGGCTTCGGCTGCGTCGGCGTCACCGACCCGGCCGGCCGGCTGGTCGGCATCGTCACCGACGGCGACTTGCGCCGCCACCTCGGCGACCACCTGCTCGCCCACCGCGTCGAGGACATCATGACGCCGGGCCCGAAGACCATCCGGCCCGACATGCTGCTCGCCAGCGCGCTGGAGACGCTGAACGCCTCGGCGATCACCGCGCTGATGGTGGTCGAGAACGAAAAGCCGGTCGGCATCATCCACATGCACGACCTGCTGCGCGCCGGCGTGGCGTGA
- a CDS encoding outer membrane beta-barrel protein, with product MRPDAWWRASSIAIVSIAVVVAGAALAEAQSTGDGSSLLRGSSTAKGRTSARPGTTAAPAAAPVPVQWIGPNPAASLDSPNVLDEPVPPALGADALGDPVAGPTPSRPPARTNGARGSTAAGATGAAVGSTGTATTGTTPLVTGSTGPVTPRTPLRATQPVPRDSRLDPYAEDSVDEGYQPLGLRTGGFTWYPAVEASAGYASNIPGRAGGEAGALLRVAPEITGQSDWSRHALSFDLRGSYTNYPQYTVYDQPSFQGTVRGRVDLSDEMRMDLRGGYALGREQASSANNPANTLVPATVQTLTGSVGLTRDVGLFALTLRGDVARGTYSGGELVGGGSLGVINRDNTQVIGALRVTYNASEALKPFVEGQLTSRTYDQAVINGDDRNSTGYILKGGVTTDLGPLLRGEISAGYGVERPRSASLSELRGLVVDGSLVWSPTRLTKVTLTASTAFEPSTVSGVSGSVADTVGVTLEQSLRRDLTAQIGGQFLTRTYTATAMPNEYDLKATTGLTYKFNRNVQVFVRGEFERFMRVGGSGDYDSETVYAGVRLQR from the coding sequence TTGCGCCCCGACGCATGGTGGCGCGCCTCGTCGATCGCGATCGTGTCGATCGCCGTCGTGGTCGCCGGTGCCGCCCTGGCGGAGGCCCAGTCGACGGGTGACGGCTCCTCGCTCCTGCGCGGCTCGTCGACCGCGAAGGGCAGGACGAGCGCGCGTCCGGGAACGACCGCGGCGCCCGCCGCCGCTCCGGTCCCGGTCCAGTGGATCGGTCCCAATCCAGCCGCCTCGCTCGACTCCCCGAACGTGCTCGACGAGCCGGTGCCGCCGGCTCTCGGCGCCGATGCGCTCGGCGATCCGGTCGCCGGGCCGACGCCGTCCCGGCCGCCGGCCCGGACCAACGGTGCTCGTGGGAGCACGGCGGCGGGGGCGACGGGCGCCGCGGTTGGGAGCACAGGCACTGCCACGACCGGCACGACGCCGCTCGTGACCGGCAGCACCGGACCGGTCACGCCGCGCACGCCGTTGCGGGCGACCCAGCCGGTGCCGCGCGATTCGCGCCTGGACCCTTACGCCGAGGACAGCGTCGACGAGGGCTACCAGCCGCTCGGGCTCCGGACCGGTGGCTTCACCTGGTATCCGGCGGTCGAAGCGTCGGCGGGCTACGCGAGCAACATCCCCGGCAGGGCCGGCGGCGAGGCCGGCGCGCTACTCCGGGTGGCGCCGGAGATCACCGGCCAGTCGGACTGGTCGCGCCATGCGCTATCGTTCGACCTGCGCGGCAGTTACACGAACTATCCGCAGTACACGGTCTACGACCAGCCGAGCTTCCAGGGCACGGTGCGCGGCCGGGTCGATCTCTCGGACGAGATGCGGATGGACCTGCGCGGCGGCTATGCGCTCGGCCGGGAGCAGGCGTCGAGCGCCAACAACCCCGCCAATACGCTGGTGCCGGCGACGGTACAGACGCTGACCGGCTCGGTCGGGCTCACCCGCGACGTCGGCCTGTTCGCACTGACACTGCGCGGCGACGTCGCGCGCGGCACCTATTCGGGTGGTGAGCTGGTCGGCGGCGGCTCGCTCGGCGTGATCAACCGCGACAACACCCAGGTCATCGGCGCGCTGCGGGTCACCTACAACGCCTCGGAGGCGCTGAAGCCCTTCGTCGAGGGCCAGCTCACCAGCCGCACCTACGATCAGGCCGTGATCAACGGCGACGATCGAAACTCGACCGGCTACATCCTGAAAGGCGGCGTCACGACCGATCTCGGTCCGCTGCTGCGCGGCGAGATCTCCGCCGGCTACGGCGTCGAGCGACCGCGCTCGGCGTCGCTGTCGGAGCTGCGCGGGCTGGTCGTCGACGGATCGCTGGTCTGGTCGCCGACCCGGCTGACCAAGGTGACGCTGACCGCCTCGACCGCCTTCGAGCCGTCGACGGTCTCCGGCGTCAGCGGCAGTGTCGCCGACACGGTCGGCGTGACGCTCGAGCAGTCGCTCCGGCGCGATCTGACGGCTCAGATCGGCGGGCAGTTCCTGACCCGCACCTACACGGCCACCGCGATGCCCAACGAGTACGA